One window of Cuculus canorus isolate bCucCan1 chromosome 10, bCucCan1.pri, whole genome shotgun sequence genomic DNA carries:
- the LOC104058155 gene encoding ras-like protein family member 11A-like, producing the protein MRLISQDTMSQYSTNFLLLPIPEYPVLDCVPNKIIKLVVLGGSSVGKTALVVRFLTKRFIGDYEANTGALYSRKFTIDGEQISLQVQDTPFVSLEDDTDSICCQEQINRSIYWADGFVFVYSITDYESYRVIRPLHQHIRKIHPNANIPLLLMANKGDLLRARQVSSKEGLQLASELGGTYYEVSARENCEGVREAFQQLCQEVSRMIGSCNGEKRRGLHLVRPKSPNMQDLKRRLKQALTSKGKSATTL; encoded by the exons ATGCGTCTCATCTCTCAGGATACTATGTCACAGTACTCCACTAATTTCCTCTTGCTCCCCATACCGGAGTATCCTGTCCTGGACTGCGTGCCCAACAAGATCATCAAGCTCGTGGTACTGGGAGGTAGTAGCGTCGGCAAGACAG CCCTGGTTGTGCGCTTTCTCACAAAGAGATTTATTGGAGACTATGAAGCCAATACTG GTGCTTTGTATTCAAGGAAGTTCACCATAGACGGGGAACAGATCTCTCTACAGGTGCAGGATACTCCCTTTGTGTCACTGGAG GATGACACCGACAGCATATGCTGCCAAGAACAGATCAACCGTTCAATCTACTGGGCAGACGGCTTCGTTTTCGTTTACTCCATCACAGACTATGAGAGCTACCGAGTCATCCGTCCCCTGCACCAGCACATCCGCAAGATTCACCCAAATGCTAATATTCCTCTGCTTCTGATGGCGAACAAAGGAGACCTCCTGCGTGCCAGGCAGGTGTCCTCCAAAGAAGGACTCCAGCTGGCCAGTGAACTAGGAGGAACTTACTATGAAGTCTCAGCCAGGGAGAACTGTGAGGGAGTGCGGGAAGCCTTCCAGCAGCTTTGCCAGGAAGTCAGCAGGATGATTGGGAGCTGcaatggggagaaaagaagaggcCTCCACCTTGTCCGACCCAAGTCGCCAAATATGCAGGACTTAAAGAGACGTTTGAAACAGGCTCTGACTTCCAAAGGGAAATCTGCCACTACACTTTGA